Proteins encoded by one window of Glycine soja cultivar W05 chromosome 15, ASM419377v2, whole genome shotgun sequence:
- the LOC114386487 gene encoding receptor-like protein 51 has translation MRMRSLAFVVILLLLSPTIVKSLSLPHTPSPSPSPSPSPPSTSSSSTLDPKQATALESLNFPTSKDPCAKPSFHNATLCDAAKPFRHLISLRLANCSSYLSLSFTALKSLSTLRSLSLLNCPVTPIRLPADLALSLTSFTCVNSLRKLSGVWLSNLQNLTDLTVSDVNVKASGPFVILARMTKLQTLTISNANLTGSLPGHLHSNLTHIDFSNNRLKGNIPPSITMLDSLQFLNLSSNSLAGEIPASIGDLISLKNLSLSSNSFSGSIPDSVSALPSLIHMDLSSNQLNGTIPKFISQMKSLKHLNLANNNLHGVVPFNLSFIKRLEVFKVGGNSNLCYNHSMVSSKLKLGISPCDKFGMPVTPPSKDSSADDSSDDDYDEGDEEGSRHKKEHHHGPNKFVLGVAIALSSIVFLIVFLILCSKCCR, from the coding sequence ATGAGAATGAGATCATTAGCATTTGTTGTGATTCTGCTCCTTCTTTCACCCACCATTGTCAAATCTCTCTCCCTCCCTCATACTCCATCTCCATCTCCATCTCCATCTCCATCTCCTCCTTCCACATCATCCTCATCCACTTTGGACCCAAAACAAGCAACAGCCCTTGAATCCCTCAACTTCCCCACCTCAAAGGACCCCTGCGCCAAGCCCTCCTTCCACAATGCCACCCTCTGCGACGCCGCCAAGCCCTTCCGCCACCTCATCTCCCTCCGCCTCGCCAACTGCTCCTCCTACCTCTCCCTCTCCTTCACTGCCCTCAAGTCCCTCTCCACCCTCCGCTCCCTCTCCCTCCTCAACTGCCCCGTCACCCCCATCCGCCTCCCCGCCGACCTCGCCCTCTCCCTCACCTCCTTCACCTGCGTCAACAGCCTCCGCAAACTCTCCGGCGTCTGGCTCTCCAACCTCCAGAACCTCACCGACCTCACCGTCTCCGACGTCAACGTCAAAGCCTCCGGCCCCTTCGTCATCCTCGCCCGCATGACCAAGCTCCAAACCCTCACCATCTCCAACGCCAATCTCACCGGATCCCTCCCCGGCCACCTCCACTCCAACCTCACACACATCGATTTCTCCAATAACCGCCTCAAAGGCAACATTCCTCCTTCCATAACTATGCTCGACAGCCTCCAGTTTTTGAATCTCTCCTCTAACTCCCTCGCCGGAGAAATACCTGCTTCCATCGGTGACCTAATTTCACTCAAAAACCTCTCCCTCTCCTCCAACTCCTTCTCCGGTTCCATTCCTGATTCCGTATCTGCTTTACCGAGTTTGATTCACATGGATCTGAGCTCTAACCAGCTCAACGGCACCATACCCAAGTTCATTTCACAGATGAAGTCTCTTAAGCACCTGAATCTCGCCAACAACAACCTCCACGGGGTTGTGCCTTTTAACCTCTCTTTCATTAAGCGATTAGAAGTGTTCAAGGTTGGTGGCAACAGTAATCTTTGCTATAACCATTCCATGGTGTCTTCCAAGTTGAAGCTTGGGATCTCGCCCTGTGATAAGTTCGGAATGCCGGTCACTCCGCCGTCGAAGGATTCTTCTGCCGATGATAGCAGCGACGATGATTACGATGAGGGTGATGAGGAAGGGAGTAGGCACAAGAAGGAGCATCATCATGGACCTAACAAGTTTGTTCTTGGTGTCGCCATTGCGCTCTCTTCTATTGTCTTTCTCATTGTTTTCTTGATCCTCTGCTCCAAATGTTGTCGTTAA
- the LOC114387326 gene encoding uncharacterized protein LOC114387326 yields the protein MPSESSTKSSQSPPAEGDKHKHLDREIREMVSAITHRVTDFHKPGSTHHLENEDEHDMRIITLAGTNDGATLRSELDEKSAKTSHGEPEALSTFVNSNFQAINNSIMLGGSYQANDPGVHLDISDFTDQPPESHHHKVEKPGKKGKKKDKEGSKSDHQFAF from the coding sequence ATGCCTTCAGAATCATCAACGAAGTCAAGTCAATCTCCCCCTGCTGAAGGCGACAAGCACAAGCATTTGGACAGGGAAATAAGGGAGATGGTGTCTGCCATCACCCACCGTGTCACTGATTTTCACAAACCAGGCTCCACCCACCATTTGGAGAATGAGGATGAACATGACATGAGGATCATTACCCTCGCAGGAACCAACGATGGTGCAACACTGAGAAGCGAATTGGATGAAAAATCAGCCAAAACTTCTCATGGTGAGCCTGAAGCATTGAGCACCTTTGTTAACAGCAACTTCCAAGCCATCAACAACTCCATCATGCTTGGTGGTAGCTACCAAGCCAATGACCCTGGTGTGCATTTGGATATCTCTGATTTCACTGATCAACCTCCTGAGAGCCACCACCACAAGGTTGAGAAGCCAGGGAAGAAGGGAAAGAAGAAAGACAAAGAAGGTTCCAAAAGTGATCATCAATTTGCCTTTTAA
- the LOC114388105 gene encoding heavy metal-associated isoprenylated plant protein 8 has protein sequence MGRNNKEENSTQKKNKEEKKESDKAVVLKALVHCEGCSNQISKCLKGLAGVRHVQVDREHQRVTVKGEVVNDPAKVLERLRKKYSKNVELISPKPKPEKQKKAEEKKEQPKIKIVVLKMYMHCEGCVSDVKRKIEEMEGVHSVEVDKEKSRVMVRGTMDSTKLVEKVKKKLGKHVEIIKEDNKREPKREGSDNEKGNEDVNVIMYSYPPQYSTQYLYPNQSFSDENVFACSIM, from the exons ATGGGGAGGAAT AACAAGGAGGAAAATTCCACCCAAAAAAAGAACAAGGAGGAAAAGAAGGAATCAGACAAGGCTGTTGTTTTGAAAGCACTCGTACATTGTGAAGGTTGCTCGAACCAAATTTCTAAGTGCTTGAAAGGTTTAGCTG GAGTGAGGCATGTTCAGGTTGATAGAGAACATCAAAGGGTCACTGTGAAAGGAGAAGTTGTGAATGATCCAGCGAAGGTTTTGGAAAGACTTCGAAAGAAATACAGCAAAAACGTTGAGTTAATTTCACCAAAACCAAAGcctgaaaaacagaaaaaagccgaagagaaaaaggaacag CCTAAAATCAAAATTGTGGTGCTTAAGATGTATATGCATTGCGAAGGCTGTGTAAGTGATGTCAAGAGAAAAATTGAGGAAATGGAAG GTGTTCATTCTGTGGAAGTGGACAAAGAAAAATCACGGGTCATGGTCAGAGGAACGATGGATTCAACAAAACTTGTTgaaaaagtgaagaagaaaCTGGGAAAGCATGTGGAGATCATTAAGGAAGACAATAAAAGAGAACCCAAAAGAGAAGGGAGTGATAATGAAAAAGGCAATGAAGATGTTAATGTTATTATGTATAGTTATCCTCCTCAATACTCTACCCAATATCTTTATCCCAATCAATCCTTTAGTGATGAAAACGTTTTTGCATGTTCAATAATGTAA